A genome region from Panacibacter microcysteis includes the following:
- a CDS encoding SDR family NAD(P)-dependent oxidoreductase, which yields MFQQMFAGKVAIVTGAGQGIGFEICRQLCLQGASVVLNDVDEMLADTAADIIKKEGGSCIDFAGDAGDVIFIQQMVSKAVNVFGKLDIIICNAGITLFADFFDYTEEAFTKVMRLNLGGSFFLAQAAAKQMKQQGSGGRILFMSSVVGHQAHKNLAAYAITKAGLEMLAKNLVIELSEYRVTVNAIAPGATLTERTLHDKDYEATWQRITPLGKPATATDIANAALFMVSDAAGHITGQSLVIDGGWTSVSPSPY from the coding sequence ATGTTTCAACAAATGTTTGCGGGTAAGGTTGCCATTGTTACTGGTGCAGGACAGGGAATAGGTTTTGAAATTTGCAGGCAGCTTTGTCTGCAGGGAGCATCAGTTGTATTAAATGATGTTGATGAAATGCTTGCTGATACTGCGGCAGATATTATAAAAAAGGAAGGTGGTAGTTGTATCGATTTTGCCGGCGATGCCGGTGATGTTATTTTTATTCAGCAGATGGTTAGCAAGGCTGTGAATGTTTTCGGAAAGCTCGATATCATTATTTGCAACGCAGGCATTACATTGTTTGCTGACTTTTTTGATTACACCGAAGAGGCTTTTACAAAAGTCATGCGGCTTAACCTTGGCGGCAGTTTCTTTCTTGCACAGGCCGCTGCAAAGCAAATGAAGCAGCAGGGTAGTGGTGGCCGTATTTTATTCATGAGTTCTGTTGTTGGCCACCAGGCGCATAAGAACCTTGCCGCGTATGCCATAACAAAAGCGGGACTGGAAATGCTTGCAAAAAATCTCGTTATAGAATTATCTGAGTACCGGGTAACGGTAAATGCAATTGCACCAGGCGCCACACTTACAGAGCGCACATTACACGATAAAGATTATGAAGCTACGTGGCAGCGCATAACACCGTTGGGTAAGCCTGCCACCGCAACTGATATTGCCAATGCTGCACTGTTTATGGTATCAGATGCGGCTGGCCACATTACCGGCCAAAGTCTTGTTATTGATGGCGGCTGGACGAGTGTAAGCCCTTCGCCTTATTAA
- a CDS encoding S8 family peptidase, with amino-acid sequence MRKIYPISFACILLLNACQKEIKQQQTTAVNSLQQEDKMSKQEINNAIMDRFSQTGSFNWKDASDKMLWSAAQNSDKIFSIGFKPVLETNVDDRMAKININDAAWKDAKKQVLELILSSEKEKNTGLTINDLEIWKSQRLPVINVKIENIQTLKALRNLPLVRYVEPMGYDPIAAESKAGDASLFDGSGCGGYDGDNTLVSGSDYTTTTPNTKVSWNYSFHGIQNAWTKSSGTGVKILIIDSGVSPDQDNLNGSFNQGLSAGRTVEKIFTMPGETSADDQCGHGTAMSGAAAAPRGTDGNACGVAYNSNLVVCRASRDVFIDETQEVQGVTDAYTWGADNSSVKIISMSMGRISSSGQIKDAINYAYGKGKLMFCAGGTSFSWTSLFVGVIFPASLENVQAITGVKDKAKLAACNDCHKGKQIDFVIVMEKSNGGLHALTTAMSGDVPTTVGGSSVATATASGIAALVWSRFPTFTREQVLDKLATTASNYPTKNKSYGWGKLNADAATN; translated from the coding sequence ATGAGAAAGATTTACCCCATCAGCTTTGCATGCATACTGCTCCTCAATGCCTGCCAGAAAGAAATCAAACAACAACAAACTACCGCTGTAAATAGTTTACAGCAGGAAGATAAAATGAGCAAACAGGAGATCAACAATGCCATTATGGACAGGTTTTCACAAACCGGTTCTTTCAACTGGAAAGACGCTTCTGACAAGATGCTGTGGAGCGCTGCTCAAAACAGTGATAAAATATTTTCCATCGGTTTTAAACCGGTACTGGAAACAAATGTAGATGACCGCATGGCAAAAATAAACATCAACGATGCTGCCTGGAAAGATGCAAAAAAACAGGTGCTCGAGCTCATCTTGTCTTCCGAGAAAGAAAAAAATACGGGGCTTACCATAAATGACCTGGAAATATGGAAGAGCCAAAGGCTACCCGTAATCAATGTAAAGATTGAAAACATACAAACGCTGAAAGCTTTACGCAACCTGCCTTTGGTAAGATATGTTGAACCGATGGGTTACGACCCTATTGCAGCAGAAAGCAAAGCCGGCGATGCCAGTTTGTTTGATGGCAGTGGCTGCGGCGGATATGACGGGGACAACACACTCGTAAGCGGCAGCGATTATACCACTACTACGCCCAATACAAAAGTTTCGTGGAACTACAGCTTTCATGGCATTCAAAATGCGTGGACAAAATCTTCCGGGACAGGCGTAAAGATCCTTATAATTGACAGTGGCGTAAGCCCTGACCAGGACAATCTTAATGGTTCATTCAACCAGGGCCTTTCTGCCGGCAGAACTGTAGAAAAAATATTTACCATGCCTGGCGAAACATCTGCAGATGACCAGTGCGGCCATGGCACCGCCATGAGTGGCGCCGCTGCCGCGCCACGTGGCACTGATGGCAATGCCTGCGGTGTTGCATACAACAGTAACCTTGTAGTGTGCCGTGCTTCCAGAGATGTATTCATTGATGAAACGCAGGAAGTGCAGGGTGTTACAGATGCTTATACGTGGGGTGCAGACAACAGCAGCGTAAAAATCATCAGCATGAGTATGGGGCGCATTTCCAGCAGCGGCCAGATCAAAGATGCCATCAATTACGCGTACGGCAAAGGCAAACTGATGTTCTGTGCAGGTGGTACTTCCTTTAGCTGGACGTCTTTGTTTGTGGGCGTTATCTTCCCGGCAAGTCTTGAAAATGTGCAGGCCATTACAGGCGTTAAAGACAAAGCAAAACTTGCCGCCTGCAACGATTGTCACAAAGGCAAACAAATCGATTTTGTAATCGTGATGGAAAAATCAAATGGCGGCCTGCATGCACTTACAACAGCCATGAGCGGCGATGTACCCACAACGGTTGGTGGTTCTTCTGTAGCTACGGCCACTGCTTCAGGCATTGCAGCCCTTGTGTGGAGCCGTTTTCCAACGTTTACGAGAGAACAGGTGCTGGATAAACTTGCCACCACTGCCAGCAACTACCCTACTAAAAATAAAAGTTATGGCTGGGGCAAACTCAATGCCGATGCGGCTACCAATTAA
- a CDS encoding Dps family protein — protein sequence MKANIGLTEKNSQAIAQKLNTILADEFLLALKTRNYHWNIEGPNFMEMHKFYEGLYNELDEIIDEVAERVRTLGHYTEGRMADYLKLTNLQEEGYSNDQNKQLKSLLDDHETMVRQLRKDVDLMQEKYKDAGNADFLTGLMEKHEKWAWFIRSYLK from the coding sequence ATGAAAGCGAATATTGGTTTAACAGAAAAGAACAGCCAGGCGATAGCACAAAAGCTCAATACCATACTGGCAGATGAATTTTTACTGGCACTTAAAACCCGTAATTATCACTGGAACATTGAAGGTCCCAATTTCATGGAGATGCATAAATTTTATGAAGGCCTGTATAATGAACTGGATGAAATTATTGATGAAGTGGCAGAACGCGTACGCACACTGGGCCATTACACAGAAGGTAGAATGGCCGATTATTTAAAGCTTACCAACCTGCAGGAAGAAGGTTATAGTAACGATCAAAATAAACAGCTTAAGAGCCTGTTGGATGATCATGAAACCATGGTAAGACAACTGAGAAAAGACGTAGACCTGATGCAGGAAAAATACAAAGATGCCGGTAATGCAGACTTTTTAACCGGCCTTATGGAGAAACACGAAAAGTGGGCATGGTTCATCAGGAGCTACCTGAAATAG
- a CDS encoding GNAT family N-acetyltransferase: MNTAPAIRQATINDVAIVAKMFDAYRMFYQQPSDMKGATEFISERLRLKESVILIAFINEHAVGFTQLFPIFTSVGMQRTWLLNDLYIEPVARGKGIASALLDAAKAHGKSTNSKWLMLQTGATNVAAQALYEKNGWRKENDLFYSISL; the protein is encoded by the coding sequence ATGAATACTGCACCTGCCATAAGACAAGCAACGATCAACGATGTAGCCATTGTTGCAAAAATGTTTGATGCTTACCGTATGTTTTACCAGCAGCCTTCTGACATGAAAGGAGCAACCGAATTTATTTCGGAACGGCTGCGGCTAAAAGAAAGTGTAATACTTATTGCATTCATCAATGAACATGCAGTGGGTTTTACGCAACTCTTTCCCATTTTTACATCGGTAGGCATGCAACGTACATGGTTACTCAACGATCTTTATATTGAGCCTGTTGCAAGGGGCAAAGGCATAGCCAGTGCGTTACTGGATGCTGCGAAAGCACACGGTAAAAGCACCAACAGCAAATGGCTGATGCTGCAGACCGGCGCCACAAATGTGGCGGCACAGGCACTGTATGAAAAGAATGGCTGGCGCAAAGAAAATGATCTTTTTTACAGCATAAGCCTGTAA
- a CDS encoding OsmC family protein: MKRHATAVWNGSGKEGNGVLTTQSGVLSNTQYSFNSRFAEGIGTNPEELVAAAHAGCFAMKLSFVLGAAGFTADSLEATATIDLNPEKGAIVGSHIVLKAKVPGITQEKFDECAADAKANCPISKLLNTDITLEAQLV; this comes from the coding sequence ATGAAAAGACACGCAACAGCCGTATGGAACGGTTCAGGAAAAGAAGGCAATGGAGTCTTAACCACACAAAGTGGTGTGTTGAGCAATACACAATATTCATTTAATTCAAGATTTGCAGAAGGCATTGGTACTAACCCCGAAGAACTGGTGGCGGCGGCACATGCCGGCTGCTTTGCTATGAAGCTGAGTTTTGTACTGGGTGCTGCCGGTTTTACCGCAGACTCGCTTGAAGCAACTGCTACGATTGATCTTAACCCTGAGAAAGGTGCCATTGTAGGCTCTCATATTGTACTGAAAGCAAAGGTGCCCGGTATAACACAGGAAAAATTTGATGAATGTGCAGCAGATGCGAAAGCAAACTGCCCGATCAGCAAATTATTGAATACTGATATTACCCTGGAAGCTCAACTGGTTTAA
- a CDS encoding 2-hydroxyacid dehydrogenase — protein sequence MEKSNQAIKVFVSSVIPTVGTDLLKAAGFTVSTWDNLTPIPRNILLGKAKESNALLATLTGRLDATFMDECKHLDVISNFGVGYDNIDIAAATSQGIQVGNTPGVLTDATADVAFGLMIAASRKMFYMHKKILEGNWKHFTPTENLGIELKNKTLGIFGLGRIGIEMAKRCKGSYNMKVIYHNRKRNTAAEELLNAKYVSFSELLQQSDVLSVHSAFTEDVRGIFDKAAFDQMKPASIFINTSRGGVHNEQDLIDALNNRKIWGAGLDVTNPEPMQKDNPLLNMDTVAILPHIGSATEEARNGMSRLAAENIIGFYQNGKVPNLVNPQVLQE from the coding sequence ATGGAAAAAAGCAACCAGGCAATCAAAGTATTTGTAAGCAGTGTAATACCAACAGTCGGGACAGACCTTTTGAAAGCAGCAGGGTTTACTGTTTCTACCTGGGATAACCTTACACCAATACCCCGTAATATATTATTGGGAAAAGCCAAAGAAAGCAATGCGCTTCTTGCCACCCTTACAGGCAGGCTCGATGCCACATTTATGGATGAGTGTAAACATCTTGATGTTATTTCCAACTTCGGCGTAGGTTACGATAACATTGACATTGCCGCCGCCACCAGCCAGGGCATACAGGTAGGGAACACGCCGGGTGTGTTAACAGACGCCACAGCTGATGTTGCATTTGGATTAATGATCGCTGCATCCAGGAAAATGTTCTATATGCACAAAAAGATACTGGAAGGAAACTGGAAACATTTTACGCCCACAGAAAATCTTGGCATCGAGTTAAAAAATAAAACACTTGGCATATTCGGTCTCGGCAGAATTGGTATTGAAATGGCGAAGCGATGTAAAGGCTCGTACAATATGAAAGTCATTTACCACAACCGCAAAAGAAATACTGCCGCAGAAGAATTATTAAATGCAAAATATGTCAGCTTCAGCGAGCTGCTACAGCAAAGCGATGTATTGTCAGTCCATAGCGCGTTTACAGAAGATGTACGTGGTATTTTTGATAAAGCTGCATTTGATCAAATGAAGCCTGCGTCAATTTTTATCAACACATCCCGTGGTGGCGTGCACAATGAGCAGGATCTTATAGATGCACTTAACAACAGGAAGATATGGGGCGCAGGGCTTGATGTTACGAATCCTGAGCCTATGCAGAAAGATAATCCCCTGTTGAATATGGACACCGTTGCTATACTGCCTCATATTGGCTCTGCCACAGAAGAGGCAAGGAATGGCATGTCAAGGCTTGCAGCAGAGAATATCATCGGTTTTTATCAGAACGGTAAGGTACCCAATCTTGTAAACCCGCAGGTTCTGCAGGAATAG
- the pxpB gene encoding 5-oxoprolinase subunit PxpB: MLGDHAVTVSFGDDIDEDINRKVTTLFHCLKQQKFAGITDLIPAYATLTIVYDIVTIAKEQQDIEGYFNAIVNKALTGQEVPDTLSSHHEIPVCYDVVFAPDLLLVARKNRLSIADVIHIHAGKTYRVYMIGFLPGFAYMGSVDSMIATPRLEKPRQHVAAGSVGIAGSQTGIYPVASPGGWNIIGRTPVKMFNVNNSAPCYLNAGDTVQFVSISKTDFEELINKR, from the coding sequence ATCCTTGGTGATCATGCAGTCACGGTTTCATTTGGTGATGATATCGATGAAGACATCAACCGGAAAGTGACCACGCTTTTTCATTGTTTAAAGCAACAAAAGTTTGCAGGCATAACAGATCTTATTCCTGCTTATGCTACACTCACTATTGTGTATGACATTGTAACGATAGCAAAAGAACAGCAGGATATTGAAGGTTATTTCAATGCGATTGTAAACAAGGCGCTCACCGGGCAAGAAGTGCCTGATACCTTAAGTAGCCATCATGAAATACCTGTTTGTTATGATGTCGTTTTTGCTCCCGACCTTTTACTGGTTGCCCGAAAGAACCGGCTTTCCATAGCGGATGTGATCCATATACATGCCGGAAAAACCTATCGCGTATACATGATCGGATTTCTTCCCGGCTTTGCATATATGGGATCTGTGGATAGTATGATTGCCACACCAAGGCTTGAAAAGCCACGACAGCACGTAGCAGCGGGAAGCGTTGGAATTGCCGGTTCGCAAACAGGTATCTATCCTGTCGCTTCACCAGGCGGCTGGAACATAATTGGCAGAACCCCGGTAAAGATGTTCAATGTAAACAATAGTGCTCCCTGTTATTTAAATGCCGGTGATACTGTACAGTTTGTGTCCATAAGCAAAACAGACTTCGAAGAATTAATCAACAAACGATGA
- a CDS encoding 5-oxoprolinase subunit PxpA has translation MLSIDVNCDLGEGMPGEDLLMSHVSSVNIACGYHAGDALTMEQTIRMALQHNVAIGAHPGFDDKQNFGRAEIWLTDKGYYDLVFTQLEILQQQLLKQGASMQHVKPHGALYNMSAGNERIAAIIAAAVKDFDDRLILYGLSNSHSVKAAEKAGLRTAAEVFADRTYTADGSLTPRTQHGAVITDVQTMQRHVLQMVLQQAVTTTDGSLVPVKAQTICVHGDGDHAVAFAQAINSYLQQNGLAIRCL, from the coding sequence ATGCTCTCAATAGATGTTAACTGCGATCTGGGGGAAGGTATGCCCGGTGAAGATTTACTGATGTCTCATGTAAGCTCTGTTAATATAGCCTGTGGTTATCATGCAGGCGATGCCTTAACAATGGAGCAAACTATTCGTATGGCGTTGCAGCACAACGTGGCCATTGGCGCTCACCCCGGTTTCGATGATAAACAAAATTTTGGCCGCGCAGAGATATGGCTTACAGATAAAGGATATTATGATCTTGTTTTTACACAGCTCGAAATATTGCAGCAGCAGCTTCTGAAACAAGGTGCATCTATGCAGCATGTAAAACCTCACGGCGCATTGTACAATATGAGTGCGGGCAATGAACGTATTGCAGCAATTATTGCCGCAGCAGTAAAAGACTTTGATGACAGACTTATTCTTTATGGGCTTAGCAACAGCCATTCTGTTAAGGCAGCGGAGAAAGCCGGTTTACGTACTGCGGCCGAAGTTTTCGCAGACAGAACATACACCGCAGATGGCAGTTTAACACCACGCACACAGCACGGAGCAGTTATTACTGACGTGCAAACAATGCAGCGGCATGTTTTGCAAATGGTGTTACAACAGGCTGTTACTACTACAGATGGAAGCCTAGTGCCGGTTAAGGCGCAAACGATTTGTGTACATGGAGATGGCGATCACGCGGTGGCGTTTGCGCAGGCGATCAACAGTTATTTGCAACAAAATGGCCTAGCGATCAGGTGTTTGTAG
- the lepA gene encoding translation elongation factor 4, protein MKQIRNFCIIAHIDHGKSTLADRLLEHTKTITERQMMDQVLDDMDLEREKGITIKSHAIQINYFHKGQEYILNLIDTPGHVDFSYEVSRALAACEGALLLVDASQGIQAQTISNLYLALDNNLEIIPVINKIDMDGAMIPEVKDQIMDLIGCKENEILLASGKSGIGIEGILEAIVERIPSPKGNEDGPLQALIFDSVFNSFRGIIVYYRILNGSIKKGDKIQFVSTGEEYFADEVGVLKLSMTPKSEVKCGDVGYIITGIKVAKEVKVGDTITLAANPAPMIKGFEEVKPMVFAGIFPVNTDEFEELRDCMEKLQLNDASLTFELETSQALGFGFRCGFLGLLHMEIIQERLEREFNQTVITTVPNVSFIAYTSKGDKFIVNNPAEMPDPTKLDRIEEPFIKAQIITLPDYIGNIMTLCLGKRGILINQSYLTLTRVELIFEMPLTEIVFDFYDKLKSQTRGYASFDYSPIGYREADIVKMDILLNSDKVDALSALIHRSRAQDFGRKLCEKLKELLPRQQFQIAIQAAIGAKVIARENISAMRKDVTAKCYGGDISRKRKLLEKQKEGKKRMRQIGNVEVPQEAFLAVLKLD, encoded by the coding sequence ATGAAGCAAATCAGGAATTTTTGCATAATTGCGCACATTGATCATGGGAAGAGTACCCTGGCCGACCGGTTACTGGAGCATACCAAAACGATTACAGAACGGCAGATGATGGACCAGGTACTTGATGATATGGATCTTGAAAGAGAGAAAGGGATCACTATTAAGAGCCACGCTATTCAGATCAACTATTTTCATAAAGGACAGGAATATATTCTTAACCTCATTGATACACCGGGCCACGTAGACTTTAGCTACGAAGTTAGCCGTGCGCTTGCCGCGTGTGAAGGCGCGCTGCTGCTGGTTGATGCATCGCAGGGTATACAGGCCCAAACCATCAGTAATCTTTACCTGGCGCTCGATAATAATCTGGAGATCATTCCGGTGATCAATAAGATCGATATGGATGGCGCCATGATTCCTGAAGTAAAAGACCAGATCATGGACCTGATTGGCTGTAAAGAAAACGAGATATTGCTCGCAAGCGGCAAATCAGGCATCGGTATAGAAGGTATACTCGAAGCCATCGTAGAACGTATTCCATCTCCAAAAGGCAATGAAGACGGGCCTTTGCAGGCGCTGATCTTCGACAGTGTTTTCAACAGTTTTCGGGGTATCATCGTTTATTATCGTATTCTCAATGGCAGCATAAAAAAAGGCGATAAAATTCAGTTTGTTTCCACGGGCGAAGAATATTTTGCTGATGAGGTGGGTGTACTAAAACTTAGTATGACGCCAAAGAGTGAAGTAAAATGCGGAGATGTGGGCTACATTATTACCGGTATAAAAGTAGCCAAAGAAGTAAAAGTGGGCGATACCATTACACTGGCTGCCAACCCGGCGCCAATGATCAAAGGCTTCGAAGAAGTAAAGCCAATGGTATTCGCAGGTATCTTCCCCGTTAATACCGATGAGTTTGAAGAACTGCGGGATTGCATGGAAAAACTGCAGTTGAATGATGCTTCACTCACCTTTGAGCTCGAAACCTCGCAGGCCCTTGGCTTTGGTTTCCGTTGCGGATTTCTTGGGCTGCTGCACATGGAAATCATCCAGGAACGGCTGGAACGTGAGTTTAACCAAACGGTCATCACAACCGTTCCAAACGTGAGCTTCATCGCCTACACTTCCAAAGGCGATAAATTTATTGTCAACAACCCCGCTGAAATGCCCGATCCAACAAAGCTTGACAGGATCGAGGAACCATTCATCAAAGCGCAGATTATTACCCTGCCGGATTATATCGGCAATATCATGACGCTCTGCCTTGGCAAGCGCGGCATTCTTATAAACCAAAGTTATCTTACACTAACACGTGTAGAGCTGATTTTCGAGATGCCTTTAACCGAAATCGTGTTTGACTTTTATGATAAACTCAAAAGCCAGACACGCGGCTACGCTTCTTTTGACTACTCACCCATCGGCTACCGCGAGGCAGACATTGTAAAAATGGATATCCTGCTCAACAGCGATAAAGTAGATGCGCTCAGTGCACTCATACACCGCAGCCGCGCACAGGATTTTGGGCGCAAGCTTTGCGAAAAACTGAAAGAGTTATTGCCAAGACAGCAGTTCCAGATTGCCATACAGGCTGCCATCGGCGCAAAAGTTATTGCACGCGAAAACATCAGCGCTATGCGTAAAGATGTAACCGCGAAATGTTATGGTGGCGATATCAGCCGTAAACGTAAGCTGCTCGAGAAACAAAAAGAAGGTAAGAAACGCATGCGCCAGATTGGCAATGTGGAAGTACCGCAGGAAGCCTTCCTAGCAGTGCTGAAACTCGATTAA
- a CDS encoding glycosyltransferase, which produces MKVLWLASWYPNLHEPYNGDFIQRHAIAVASVIPVDVIHVLQTGHKVNVADDAVTITKKDGLTEYICSFAFRQTGIGIVDKIRYNILYHRFYRKVVKDYIQQNGRPDLVHVHVPVKAGLMALELMYTYKIPYIVSEQSSHYEERSPDYFFKRSKYFRHNTRRIFENALAVTNVSATIGSRLQSLFQIRSYKTIHNLVDTTKFFYSEPLPHHTLRLLHVSSMSEQKNVAGIITALATFDRHYKYWQCTFCGPHAAGLQEMAATAGIADKLFFTGEIAYADVALQMQQADFFVLFSNHENFPCVVVEALCCGLPVVSSDAGGVREAIDESNGLLVAVGDEQQLADALKKLTANRHVYNRPLIASQAKGKYNAAGIASAFVELYRSTINKTGEKQQKI; this is translated from the coding sequence ATGAAAGTGTTGTGGCTGGCAAGCTGGTACCCTAATTTACACGAGCCGTACAACGGCGATTTTATTCAGCGGCATGCCATTGCTGTAGCATCGGTTATACCGGTTGATGTAATACATGTGCTGCAAACCGGCCATAAAGTAAATGTGGCTGACGATGCAGTTACGATAACAAAAAAAGATGGATTGACCGAGTACATTTGTTCATTTGCCTTTCGCCAAACCGGGATAGGTATTGTTGATAAAATCCGCTACAATATTTTATACCACAGGTTCTACCGCAAAGTTGTCAAGGATTACATACAACAAAATGGCAGGCCAGATCTTGTTCACGTGCATGTACCTGTAAAAGCCGGCCTTATGGCATTGGAGTTAATGTACACATACAAGATTCCCTATATTGTATCTGAACAATCTTCTCATTACGAAGAACGCTCACCGGATTATTTTTTTAAACGCAGCAAATACTTCCGGCACAATACCAGACGCATTTTTGAAAATGCGCTTGCTGTAACCAATGTATCTGCAACCATTGGCAGCAGGCTGCAATCACTGTTCCAGATAAGATCTTACAAAACCATCCATAACCTGGTTGATACAACAAAGTTTTTTTACAGCGAACCGTTACCGCATCATACCCTGCGTTTACTACATGTATCGTCGATGAGTGAACAAAAAAATGTGGCAGGTATAATAACGGCACTTGCAACATTTGACAGGCATTACAAGTACTGGCAATGTACTTTTTGCGGCCCTCATGCGGCTGGGTTGCAGGAAATGGCTGCAACCGCCGGCATTGCAGATAAACTGTTTTTTACAGGTGAAATTGCTTACGCTGACGTTGCGTTACAAATGCAACAGGCAGACTTTTTTGTCCTGTTTAGCAACCATGAAAATTTTCCCTGCGTAGTGGTGGAAGCATTGTGTTGCGGACTGCCCGTTGTTTCGTCTGACGCCGGTGGTGTACGCGAAGCAATCGATGAAAGCAACGGCCTGCTTGTAGCGGTGGGCGATGAGCAACAACTGGCTGATGCTTTAAAGAAACTTACAGCAAACAGGCATGTATACAACAGGCCGCTCATTGCATCGCAGGCAAAAGGAAAATATAATGCAGCAGGTATTGCATCCGCATTTGTAGAACTATACCGAAGCACCATTAACAAAACCGGTGAAAAACAACAAAAAATATAA
- a CDS encoding lipopolysaccharide biosynthesis protein, with protein sequence MNFKKLLAQSIFWRGFYFFSILLVNIFLSRYLQAAGSGSLYFLTIIFSFSQAVLALGLEQGITYFASGSMIPRNRLIIIDAVWSIVAGLLMIAIVRVYLYFDDTIQSSLDTNWPLYGFLYIAGQSLMNYTTALYYTKENYLLPNFLISIVNIVYVFLIPSKDAVTTAKETEQVITLYFFTFFISGLVLLCSFLLYNRKEGTYGLPSKTSFKNFLRYSLTALGANVIFFLVYRIDYLFVNESPAATAEDMGNYIQVAKLGQLLLVVPQIIASVVFPRTASGIDRERLNAVIMVISRLFSQLFLLLFTGVLIFGKAFFIKLFGETFNAMQAPMLILIPGIFCLSVLVLLSAYFSGKGKVKVNVQGAVMALVVMVAGAWMFVPRYGIVAAAAVSTVSYAVNMAYSLFVFYKDYRVNFIDFFRWRKDDYSWIKNLLVKEK encoded by the coding sequence ATGAATTTTAAAAAGTTACTGGCACAAAGTATTTTCTGGCGTGGGTTTTATTTTTTTTCCATTTTGCTGGTAAACATTTTTTTGTCAAGATACCTGCAGGCAGCAGGTTCTGGCAGTCTGTACTTTCTCACCATTATATTTTCTTTTTCACAGGCTGTACTGGCACTGGGGCTTGAGCAGGGTATTACATATTTTGCCTCGGGTAGTATGATTCCAAGAAACAGGCTTATCATTATTGATGCTGTGTGGAGCATTGTTGCAGGCCTGTTAATGATCGCAATAGTGCGTGTGTACCTTTACTTTGATGATACAATCCAATCTTCTTTAGATACCAACTGGCCACTGTATGGCTTTTTATACATTGCCGGGCAGTCTTTAATGAATTACACAACGGCACTTTATTATACAAAAGAAAATTACCTGCTGCCAAACTTTCTAATTTCGATTGTAAACATTGTGTACGTTTTTCTTATCCCGTCTAAAGATGCGGTAACTACAGCAAAAGAAACAGAACAGGTGATAACGCTCTACTTCTTTACTTTCTTTATCTCGGGTTTAGTTTTGTTGTGCTCGTTCCTGCTATACAACCGCAAAGAAGGAACCTATGGTTTACCATCGAAAACGTCTTTTAAAAATTTCCTGCGTTATTCCCTTACTGCTTTGGGTGCAAATGTTATTTTTTTCCTGGTGTACAGGATAGATTATCTTTTTGTAAATGAAAGCCCGGCCGCAACTGCAGAAGACATGGGCAACTACATACAGGTTGCAAAGCTGGGGCAACTGCTGCTGGTGGTGCCACAAATTATTGCGAGTGTTGTGTTTCCCCGCACGGCCAGTGGCATAGACCGGGAAAGACTGAATGCGGTGATCATGGTAATATCCCGTTTATTCTCGCAACTGTTCCTGTTGCTTTTTACAGGGGTACTTATTTTTGGTAAAGCCTTTTTTATAAAGTTGTTCGGAGAAACATTCAATGCCATGCAGGCACCCATGCTGATACTTATTCCCGGTATATTTTGCTTAAGCGTGCTGGTGCTGTTATCTGCGTATTTTTCGGGTAAAGGAAAAGTAAAGGTAAATGTGCAGGGCGCTGTAATGGCACTGGTGGTGATGGTAGCCGGCGCATGGATGTTTGTTCCCCGATACGGCATTGTAGCGGCTGCAGCCGTAAGCACTGTAAGCTATGCAGTAAATATGGCTTATTCATTGTTCGTATTTTATAAAGATTACCGGGTAAACTTTATCGATTTTTTCAGGTGGCGAAAAGATGACTATTCATGGATAAAGAACCTGCTGGTGAAAGAAAAATAG